One window of uncultured Trichococcus sp. genomic DNA carries:
- the lexA gene encoding transcriptional repressor LexA codes for MVKNKDSRQLEVLQYIYEEVQEKGYPPTVREIGNAVKLSSTSTVHGHLSRLEKNGFIQRDPTKPRAIELTQAGLDKLGIMSDKMPLLGTVTAGAPILAVEEATDYFPVPPDLKANSGSLFMLKIRGDSMIDAGIFDGDSVIIRKQSTAENGDIVIAMTDDDEATCKRFYKENNYYRLQPENTSMDPIILDSVLILGKVVGLYRNHII; via the coding sequence ATGGTTAAAAATAAAGATTCACGCCAATTGGAAGTGCTTCAGTACATTTATGAAGAAGTCCAGGAAAAAGGATATCCGCCGACCGTAAGGGAAATCGGGAACGCAGTAAAACTATCTTCCACATCTACAGTGCATGGCCATCTGTCGCGTCTTGAAAAAAATGGCTTTATCCAACGCGACCCTACAAAACCCCGTGCGATCGAACTGACTCAAGCAGGTTTGGACAAACTTGGGATCATGTCGGATAAAATGCCGTTATTGGGTACCGTCACAGCCGGTGCACCCATCCTGGCTGTCGAAGAAGCAACGGACTATTTCCCGGTGCCGCCGGATCTGAAAGCCAATTCCGGCTCTTTGTTCATGCTGAAGATCCGCGGAGACAGCATGATCGATGCCGGCATATTCGATGGCGATTCAGTCATCATCAGAAAACAATCCACGGCTGAAAATGGCGACATCGTCATAGCCATGACAGACGATGATGAAGCGACCTGCAAACGATTCTACAAAGAGAACAACTACTATCGTCTGCAACCGGAGAACACAAGCATGGATCCGATCATTCTGGATTCTGTCCTCATTTTGGGCAAAGTAGTCGGTCTGTACCGGAATCACATCATTTAA
- the recJ gene encoding single-stranded-DNA-specific exonuclease RecJ translates to MLSSKMNWKIRKSDSDDSVCKEISQAAGLSEKFVMLCMQRGLETKEQITAFIDGDKMEFHDPYLLHDMEKAILRLTEAIEAGEEIVVYGDYDADGITSTSILVETIEVLGGNVGYYLPNRFTDGYGPNAAAFKKLIENGAQLILTCDNGVSGHEPIAMAKKMGVDVIVSDHHELPDTLPDAYAIIHPKHPAGAYPFPDLSGAGVALKIAAALLGEMPYESLDLAAIGTVADLVSLTGENRWIVKQGLQVMKQTHRLGLAALMEAAGIDAANLDEESIGFVIGPRLNAVGRLEDAGPGAELMLSFDEEKIAELVAYIQEKNVERQGIVQSIHEEASAELAKNGSMPDVIVLGNKNWHEGVLGIVASKLVEEFGRPTILFRIDEKTGIAKGSARSTEALDIYAALTDAKDFLTKFGGHKMAAGMSLPAVDLSAFTEKINSYAARYHDAIVLGESIYIDAILPLSAVTLPFLKELELLKPYGTDNPKPIFGFQNVPLTDIRQIGADNKHLKFKLKDKDLFLDVIGFNKGSISNHLNEADVVSLIGELSINVWRDSAKPQLQLKDIKNKHVQFFDKRSSVIQEAVLGVEDALYLFSTSGTMKKFYERIPNSSNAALLTDNTVDALQDVSASNLVLFECPLKMGLLANLLKNNQFENVYIVSHESNSVYADGVPPKDQFAKFYQYIRSHKDIDVRNRLDALAEYLKIKKNLAIFMIQVFLEAGFVTIDNGFINEVKNPTKRALDDTQVYKDRLQKMEAEKIFIYSPFSQLTKWLNEQMMVQ, encoded by the coding sequence TTGTTATCGTCAAAGATGAACTGGAAAATACGCAAATCAGACAGTGATGATTCTGTATGCAAGGAAATCAGTCAGGCTGCAGGCTTATCAGAAAAATTCGTGATGCTTTGCATGCAGCGTGGATTGGAAACAAAAGAACAGATCACGGCTTTCATTGATGGAGACAAAATGGAATTCCATGATCCGTACCTGCTCCACGATATGGAAAAAGCGATCCTTCGCTTGACTGAAGCGATTGAAGCTGGAGAAGAAATCGTCGTTTATGGGGATTATGACGCGGACGGCATCACAAGCACAAGCATTCTTGTGGAAACGATCGAAGTGCTGGGCGGCAATGTCGGCTACTATTTGCCGAATCGCTTCACGGATGGTTATGGCCCGAATGCTGCGGCATTCAAGAAATTGATCGAAAACGGTGCGCAACTGATCCTGACTTGCGACAATGGGGTTTCCGGCCATGAACCGATAGCGATGGCCAAGAAAATGGGGGTCGATGTCATTGTTTCCGACCATCACGAACTGCCCGATACTTTGCCGGATGCGTATGCCATCATCCACCCGAAACATCCCGCAGGAGCCTATCCTTTCCCGGATCTTTCCGGAGCCGGCGTAGCCCTGAAAATTGCGGCGGCCCTTCTGGGGGAAATGCCTTACGAGTCGCTCGATTTGGCTGCCATCGGTACCGTTGCGGACCTTGTAAGTCTGACAGGCGAGAATCGGTGGATCGTGAAACAGGGCCTGCAGGTCATGAAACAAACGCATCGGCTCGGTTTGGCTGCGTTGATGGAGGCCGCGGGAATTGATGCAGCCAATTTGGATGAGGAAAGCATCGGCTTCGTCATCGGCCCGCGTCTGAATGCTGTCGGTCGGTTGGAGGATGCGGGTCCAGGCGCTGAACTGATGCTGTCATTCGACGAAGAAAAAATTGCTGAACTGGTTGCCTACATACAGGAAAAGAATGTCGAGAGACAAGGCATCGTCCAATCCATCCATGAAGAAGCCAGTGCAGAACTGGCGAAGAACGGGAGCATGCCGGATGTTATTGTATTGGGCAACAAGAATTGGCACGAGGGCGTGCTCGGTATTGTGGCAAGCAAGCTGGTCGAGGAATTTGGGCGGCCGACAATCTTATTCCGCATCGATGAAAAAACCGGCATCGCGAAAGGGTCGGCCCGAAGCACAGAAGCGTTGGATATCTATGCTGCGTTGACTGATGCCAAGGACTTTCTGACGAAGTTCGGAGGGCACAAAATGGCCGCAGGCATGAGTCTTCCTGCTGTCGATTTATCCGCTTTCACTGAAAAAATCAACAGCTATGCGGCCCGTTATCATGATGCAATCGTATTGGGCGAATCCATTTACATAGACGCCATCCTGCCGCTTTCCGCTGTCACCTTACCTTTTTTGAAGGAATTGGAATTGCTTAAACCTTATGGCACCGACAATCCAAAGCCGATATTCGGCTTCCAAAATGTACCGTTGACGGACATCAGACAGATCGGTGCCGACAACAAACATCTTAAATTCAAGCTCAAGGACAAGGACCTTTTTCTGGATGTGATCGGCTTCAACAAGGGGAGCATCAGCAACCACTTGAACGAAGCGGATGTGGTTTCGCTCATCGGCGAGCTTTCGATCAATGTTTGGCGGGACAGCGCAAAACCGCAACTGCAGCTGAAGGACATCAAAAACAAGCATGTCCAGTTTTTCGACAAAAGGAGTTCGGTCATTCAAGAAGCAGTATTGGGTGTGGAAGATGCCTTGTATCTATTTTCGACTTCCGGCACCATGAAAAAATTTTATGAGCGCATCCCAAACAGTTCGAACGCCGCCTTGCTCACTGACAATACAGTGGACGCTTTGCAGGATGTCAGCGCCAGCAACCTTGTGCTTTTCGAATGTCCTTTGAAGATGGGCTTGCTGGCGAATCTCCTGAAGAACAACCAGTTCGAAAATGTGTACATCGTCTCTCATGAATCGAACAGCGTTTACGCAGATGGAGTCCCTCCTAAAGACCAATTTGCGAAGTTTTACCAATACATCCGTTCCCATAAGGATATCGATGTGAGAAATCGGTTAGATGCCTTGGCGGAATACTTAAAAATCAAAAAAAATCTTGCCATTTTTATGATTCAAGTGTTTTTGGAGGCGGGATTTGTTACAATAGACAATGGTTTCATCAACGAGGTCAAGAATCCCACCAAAAGGGCTTTGGATGATACGCAAGTATACAAAGATCGCTTGCAGAAAATGGAAGCTGAAAAGATATTCATCTACAGCCCGTTTTCGCAGCTGACGAAATGGTTGAATGAACAGATGATGGTACAATAA
- a CDS encoding adenine phosphoribosyltransferase, whose amino-acid sequence MDLKQYIADVKDFPEQGIIFRDISPLMANGEAYRYSIKEIVKYAKDLKVDKVVGPEARGFMVGCPVAVELGCGFAMARKKGKLPRETVEVSYGLEYGKATLQLHQDAILPGDKVLVCDDLLATGGTTAATIELVEKLGGEVVGLAFLIELLDLKGRDLVQGYDIFTLMEY is encoded by the coding sequence ATGGATTTGAAACAATATATTGCTGATGTCAAGGATTTCCCGGAACAAGGCATCATTTTCCGCGATATTTCGCCTTTGATGGCAAACGGAGAAGCCTACCGCTATTCGATCAAAGAAATCGTGAAATATGCCAAGGACTTGAAAGTCGATAAAGTAGTAGGCCCTGAAGCGCGTGGATTTATGGTCGGCTGCCCGGTCGCTGTGGAATTAGGCTGCGGATTCGCGATGGCCCGCAAAAAAGGCAAATTGCCGCGCGAAACAGTGGAAGTATCCTATGGTCTGGAATACGGAAAAGCGACGCTGCAATTGCATCAAGACGCTATTTTGCCTGGAGACAAGGTGCTGGTTTGTGACGATTTGTTGGCAACCGGCGGCACTACAGCCGCAACGATCGAATTGGTTGAAAAATTAGGCGGGGAAGTCGTTGGTTTGGCATTCCTGATCGAGTTGTTGGATTTGAAGGGCCGTGACCTGGTTCAAGGCTATGACATCTTCACGCTGATGGAATACTGA